From a region of the Phaeodactylum tricornutum CCAP 1055/1 chromosome 4, whole genome shotgun sequence genome:
- the PMI1 gene encoding mannose-6-phosphate isomerase, type (Participates in the synthesis of GDP-mannose by catalyzing the interconversion of D-fructose 6-phosphate and D-mannose 6-phosphate. Uses zinc as a co-factor.) — translation MTLIENGGSSGSSTPPTSHVTASPHAENRKGTVGDTDRPNGHNLLVHTDNSGTIPAPPPPSIDHGKRVIPLVPSVKDYAWGIRGMDSRVARYALESHAIDEVDPDMPYAELWIGTHANGPSHLEDGRTLEEACGHELPFLFKVLSAGKALSIQAHPDKEGAEKLHLDNPQAYGDSNHKPEMAIALTPFEAMCGFRRLEEIAILLKKHTEFAACISQEAKLAVFLAKDEESQQRALRMLFESFMSCPREISEEQLQLLLLRVQAEQSNIHPHPHDEPPWERKCARAILRLAQQFPNDAGAMAPLFLNYLLMAPGESFFMAANEPHAYVAGEIIECMACSDNVVRAGLTPKYKDVDALVSMLTYSMGGPSIDAGAPLAEDPRILRYTPPVPEFEVLLLTCEPGESIHLNVHSVPAVLVILEGTGTLDDDIVCRPGKCYYHPCEAPPVSFAVPADKRGPLKVAVAHRNLHLQLPTTFSRSSAHPSLNGSLGGSRHATRPTTPYRTSPKHTIETYHVVHNHVEYLSVPPMD, via the coding sequence ATGACTCTGATCGAGAACGGAGGCAGCAGCGGAAGCAGCACGCCACCAACAAGCCATGTGACGGCGAGTCCCCACGCCGAGAACCGCAAGGGTACCGTTGGGGACACGGATCGTCCCAACGGTCACAATCTCCTCGTCCACACGGACAATAGCGGTACCATCCCTGCTCCTCCACCGCCCTCCATCGACCACGGCAAGCGCGTGATTCCGTTGGTACCTTCCGTCAAGGATTATGCCTGGGGTATCCGAGGAATGGACTCTCGTGTCGCTCGTTACGCCCTCGAGTCTCACGCCATTGACGAGGTCGACCCCGACATGCCCTACGCCGAGCTCTGGATCGGGACACACGCCAATGGACCTTCGCATCTCGAAGACGGAAGGACCTTGGAAGAAGCCTGCGGACACGAACTCCCCTTTCTTTTCAAGGTTCTCTCGGCGGGGAAGGCGCTCTCCATTCAAGCGCATCCCGACAAGGAAGGAGCGGAAAAGCTACACCTGGACAATCCGCAAGCCTACGGAGACTCCAACCACAAACCAGAAATGGCGATTGCACTCACGCCGTTTGAAGCCATGTGCGGCTTTCGCCGTCTCGAAGAAATTGCCATTCTACTCAAGAAGCACACCGAGTTTGCCGCCTGCATTTCTCAAGAAGCCAAACTAGCGGTCTTTCTCGCCAAGGACGAGGAATCGCAGCAACGTGCCCTCCGGATGCTCTTCGAATCCTTCATGAGCTGTCCCCGGGAAATTtcggaagaacagctacaGCTCCTCCTCTTGCGCGTGCAAGCCGAGCAGTCCAATATTCACCCTCATCCCCATGACGAACCGCCCTGGGAACGGAAGTGCGCCCGCGCCATTCTGCGTCTGGCGCAGCAGTTCCCCAACGACGCCGGTGCCATGGCCCCGCTCTTTCTCAATTACCTCCTCATGGCACCCGGTGAAAGCTTCTTCATGGCCGCCAACGAACCCCATGCCTACGTGGCGGGAGAAATCATCGAATGCATGGCCTGTTCCGACAATGTCGTCCGCGCCGGTCTTACCCCCAAGTACAAGGATGTGGACGCCCTCGTCTCCATGTTAACCTACAGTATGGGCGGGCCCTCCATTGACGCCGGGGCTCCCCTCGCGGAAGACCCCCGCATTCTACGTTACACTCCACCCGTTCCTGAATTTGAAGTCCTCCTCCTGACCTGCGAGCCCGGCGAATCCATTCATTTGAACGTACATTCCGTGCCCGCCGTCCTGGTGATTCTTGAAGGTACCGGCACTCTGGACGACGATATTGTTTGTCGTCCGGGTAAGTGCTATTATCACCCCTGTGAGGCACCACCCGTCAGTTTCGCCGTGCCCGCCGACAAGCGCGGCCCCCTCAAAGTGGCCGTCGCCCACCGCAACCTCCATCTCCAACTGCCCACCACCTTTTCTCGATCATCGGCTCATCCGAGTCTCAACGGATCCCTCGGAGGGTCGCGGCACGCGACGCGACCTACCACACCCTACCGGACTTCGCCCAAACACACCATTGAAACGTATCACGTCGTCCACAACCATGTTGAGTACTTGTCCGTACCGCCAATGGATTAA
- a CDS encoding predicted protein, translated as MANPTVSSVWSANSQAVLCMKNGSNAQALRILASAIDQLQNHLVAIPLHQIRGDHPINICFVSESTSGGSMCPAVQSPLADDFSIFVPMFEWSFVTQPGQGKIPDGIPGSEIVITACLLYNLGLAHERLGQDTGRDSLFIRALNIYKKAIRLLMDYGSLRANHSVTFIYLALLTNTIRIQGNYFLQAERAQAVVMLRSALDYISPDDLSEGAHTSFYTNLWMIDQFNTMLPAASAAA; from the coding sequence ATGGCCAACCCAACGGTCTCCTCAGTTTGGAGTGCGAACTCACAAGCCGTCCTGTGTATGAAAAACGGCAGCAACGCTCAGGCGCTTCGAATTCTGGCGTCCGCCATCGACCAACTCCAAAATCACCTCGTTGCAATCCCGCTGCATCAAATCAGAGGGGACCATCCGATCAATATTTGCTTTGTTTCCGAAAGTACATCCGGCGGTTCAATGTGTCCTGCAGTCCAGTCACCGCTAGCCGATGATTTCTCCATCTTCGTGCCCATGTTCGAGTGGTCCTTCGTCACCCAGCCCGGTCAAGGCAAGATTCCTGATGGCATACCTGGCAGTGAAATCGTAATCACCGCTTGCCTGCTTTATAACTTGGGCTTGGCTCACGAAAGGCTTGGACAGGATACTGGTCGAGATTCGCTGTTCATTAGAGCACTCAACATATACAAGAAGGCAATACGGCTCCTTATGGACTACGGTTCCTTACGAGCGAATCATTCAGTGACTTTCATATACCTTGCCCTTCTCACCAACACCATCCGCATTCAGGGCAATTACTTTCTCCAAGCGGAACGAGCACAAGCAGTTGTTATGCTACGATCTGCTTTGGACTACATCAGTCCCGATGATCTGTCGGAAGGTGCTCACACTAGTTTCTATACAAATCTTTGGATGATTGACCAGTTTAATACAATGCTCCCAGCTGCAAGTGCCGCTGCCTAG
- a CDS encoding predicted protein, whose amino-acid sequence MTPAGTISITASTTSSPQALSRTVFTPTRYLAVAGDTPSFCVHSSFRIGPRVFLLTALVLATSTLPLATATVEPSRRFPTPTPLALMAQTSTTVPPSLDTESRHGQYEHTRQYGNASTPNGTSGLLVRCSKVLPNVRNRAFSYETSMASTGSPLTIPSGGGGAAALPMQTHTGTTSAIHTVKENTVYTLWRNPHTVLYTCAILVTLVPLYSTRASWIPFFQKERIQAQTIQILRRFQDTENETLALLQYTLGMTIWEFFGLSTIPVETAAGMVFGWKAAIASGIGKLVGAVLTFVITQVILRDRVQARLVSNPLFQLLLEQSPKRHHDDDDRSKCATPVSAKSSSSSVATVASPWQTSVCLKFSCVPELVKNCGSALLNIPLWIFMAVTVGHGWTYTALWTWTGVDAAAQLLREDGAVPVHGSNLPLQIALAMALLIGVVGSPLLMAWWIRELRRTSIANKSAKHQSQVVRNGNLYVLP is encoded by the coding sequence ATGACACCTGCTGGGACGATATCCATTACTGCAAGTACTACGTCAAGTCCCCAAGCCCTCTCCCGTACTGTTTTCACTCCTACTCGTTACCTTGCCGTCGCGGGAGACACGCCCTCCTTCTGTGTTCACTCTTCCTTCCGGATCGGGCCTCGGGTGTTTCTACTCACGGCACTCGTCCTCGCCACCTCAACCCTACCGTTGGCGACAGCGACTGTCGAACCGTCGCGCCGCTTCCCGACACCCACGCCACTGGCGCTCATGGCCCAGACATCCACGACTGTACCGCCAAGTCTCGATACGGAAAGCAGGCACGGCCAGTATGAGCACACTCGGCAGTACGGCAACGCAAGCACTCCCAACGGCACATCCGGTCTACTCGTCCGTTGCAGCAAAGTACTGCCGAACGTTAGGAACCGTGCGTTTTCGTACGAAACCAGTATGGCTTCTACCGGTTCCCCGCTGACGATTCCTTCCGGTGGTGGGGGTGCCGCCGCCTTGCCCATGCAAACGCACACCGGCACCACCAGCGCCATCCATACCGTCAAGGAAAACACCGTCTACACATTGTGGCGGAATCCCCATACCGTTCTCTACACGTGTGCAATTCTGGTTACATTGGTGCCACTGTATAGCACCCGCGCATCCTGGATTCCTTTCTTTCAAAAGGAACGCATTCAAGCCCAAACGATacaaattcttcgtcgctttcaAGATACGGAAAACGAAACACTCGCCCTTCTGCAGTACACGTTGGGTATGACGATATGGGAGTTCTTCGGCTTGTCGACAATCCCGGTAGAAACCGCGGCCGGTATGGTATTCGGTTGGAAGGCGGCGATCGCTTCGGGAATTGGAAAACTCGTGGGAGCCGTCCTGACTTTTGTCATTACCCAAGTCATTTTGCGCGACCGGGTGCAAGCCAGACTCGTCTCCAACCCACTATTTCAACTCCTTCTGGAACAATCCCCTAAACGCCATcacgatgatgacgatagGAGCAAATGTGCCACTCCAGTATCCGCCAAGTCATCCTCGTCCTCAGTAGCCACGGTGGCCTCGCCGTGGCAGACCTCTGTTTGTCTGAAATTTTCCTGCGTCCCGGAACTCGTCAAGAATTGCGGGTCGGCCCTGTTGAACATACCGCTATGGATATTTATGGCCGTCACGGTGGGTCACGGCTGGACCTATACCGCCCTGTGGACGTGGACAGGCGTGGACGCGGCCGCACAATTGTTGCGAGAGGATGGCGCCGTGCCGGTTCACGGCAGTAATTTGCCGCTTCAAATTGCCCTCGCAATGGCCTTGCTCATTGGTGTGGTCGGATCCCCCCTTCTTATGGCCTGGTGGATTCGCGAATTACGGCGGACTTCGATCGCCAATAAGAGCGCGAAGCACCAGTCCCAGGTGGTCCGCAACGGCAACCTTTACGTACTGCCGTAA
- a CDS encoding predicted protein → MTVSILATDDAVPRTKHSAMRKSSNDVRNSRNGSSRYCNSPVDSIDARREKTRVFPSESSPQALSNVHREYKGMPLAPWSPHDSLTADVEMKSVRQQRQQPKLSSLHKKSSSHHSKPEAEHSRSNHSGRSKDSSARYSNRSSDLERSRSQRSSSRSRRSNPTRRVGRSTSNEGGTGAVQTRRCGKDHEPQDEDEDLEWATEQWADDSELFPEYPFVSSVPVNTGAPAPVPRAPKLSRSISQRGSTNLTMVAPSLNRSGDSASPVFQISPNPLVEPNSSRGGGVNHRSRRASLQQDSRWKERVDSSDFENVTKSLRARPERRASCSYRSKIGDESWNTDDNEAGAPPTASRKGALESNSQRDSIRAFSRKLEHDAIVAQFQTRVKEKSKQSAFSGIEKVRSLHRSGSQISLSQHLLGTSDHDGAAIPVSRQPENTARQERSRKLSPSSSHGDGRPCRGVVISKTSRVEIPVHSVQMVSTTDSTTSTLPTTSISDMSETLTEHRSALLNGVPHIHMAPTGAVPIHILSTSELTGPPFSRPVESIRITDETMGLSSLERHKKSISKKTKEKTQRLNSKCMDLQCLTTEQSTPVDLLRPTPPIQSPRETPSSRTCRPRSRSQPRRSASQSRPRRGRHRSISRTRRTDPRLPAPLSSKHTRKVDQSSRRRPQRTSKDV, encoded by the coding sequence ATGACGGTAAGCATTCTCGCCACCGACGACGCCGTACCCCGGACCAAACACTCCGCAATGAGGAAAAGCAGCAATGATGTCCGTAATAGCCGCAACGGCAGCAGTCGATACTGCAACAGTCCGGTCGACTCCATTGACGCACGCAGAGAGAAAACGAGGGTGTTTCCGTCCGAGTCATCACCACAAGCTTTGTCGAACGTTCACCGCGAGTACAAAGGCATGCCCTTGGCGCCATGGAGTCCTCACGATTCCCTCACAGCAGACGTAGAAATGAAATCGGTACGGCAGCAAAGACAACAGCCGAAACTTTCCTCGCTACACAAGAAATCATCCTCGCATCATTCTAAACCGGAAGCGGAGCATTCCCGTAGCAATCACAGCGGACGGTCCAAGGATTCCAGTGCACGCTATAGTAATCGGAGTAGTGACCTGGAGCGCTCTCGTTCCCAAAGATCATCTTCCCGTTCTCGGCGTAGCAATCCCACACGGCGCGTTGGTCGGTCCACATCGAATGAAGGGGGTACTGGCGCAGTGCAAACACGACGTTGCGGGAAAGATCACGAACCAcaggacgaagacgaagacttggaatGGGCCACCGAGCAATGGGCGGATGACTCGGAACTCTTCCCCGAATATCCCTTTGTTTCGTCTGTACCAGTAAATACTGGGGCACCGGCACCGGTACCGCGAGCACCCAAGCTCTCACGGTCGATCTCCCAGCGGGGCAGCACTAATTTGACCATGGTTGCGCCTTCTTTAAATCGAAGCGGCGACTCCGCGAGCCCAGTTTTCCAGATTTCCCCAAACCCTTTGGTTGAGCCAAACAGCAGCCGTGGCGGCGGAGTAAACCACCGCAGCCGGCGTGCCAGTCTGCAGCAAGATTCTCGCTGGAAAGAGAGAGTTGACTCATCCGATTTCGAGAACGTCACAAAATCGTTACGGGCGAGACCCGAACGCCGTGCCTCGTGTTCGTATCGATCGAAAATTGGTGATGAATCCTGGAACACGGATGACAATGAGGCGGGGGCGCCTCCGACTGCTTCCCGCAAAGGAGCCCTAGAATCCAATTCGCAGCGCGACAGTATCCGCGCATTTTCCCGGAAACTAGAACACGACGCGATAGTGGCACAATTTCAAACTCGAGTAAAAGAAAAGAGCAAACAGAGCGCATTTTCTGGCATAGAAAAAGTGCGTTCCCTCCATCGATCGGGAAGTCAAATCAGTCTCTCTCAGCACTTGCTGGGGACTTCAGACCACGATGGAGCCGCTATCCCTGTTTCCAGGCAACCAGAGAATACCGCGCGACAGGAGCGGTCTCGAAAGCTGTCGCCATCATCCAGTCATGGTGACGGCCGACCTTGTCGTGGTGTTGTAATTTCGAAAACGAGCAGAGTTGAAATCCCTGTTCATTCTGTGCAAATGGTGTCAACCACTGACAGCACCACGTCGACCTTGCCGACCACTAGCATATCCGACATGTCGGAAACCCTAACAGAACATCGAAGTGCTCTTCTTAATGGTGTTCCCCATATCCACATGGCTCCGACAGGCGCTGTTCCCATCCATATTTTGTCGACCTCGGAATTGACGGGGCCACCATTTTCGCGCCCCGTGGAATCTATCAGGATTACGGATGAGACTATGGGACTAAGTAGTCTGGAAAGGCATAAAAAATCtatttccaaaaagaccaaggaaaagaccCAAAGACTGAACAGCAAGTGCATGGACTTACAATGCTTAACTACAGAGCAGTCGACACCGGTGGACTTGTTGCGCCCCACACCCCCGATCCAATCGCCGCGCGAAACGCCGTCCTCACGAACTTGCCGTCCGCGATCACGTTCCCAGCCTCGCCGGAGCGCGAGTCAATCTCGGCCTCGACGAGGGCGGCATCGTAGTATCAGTCGCACCCGACGCACTGATCCACGACTACCGGCACCGTTGTCGTCGAAACACACGAGGAAAGTCGACCAATCCAGTCGACGCAGGCCGCAACGAACAAGCAAAGACGTGTAG
- a CDS encoding predicted protein, which yields MISARWRRQMIAPVVLTLSSVFCLFFILNTGSLDDGDTGRVRGRHAGGQGAVYTGMRLHNRTNNVGVHGSLVYATPPTSTHASIHQGDTGSVGPIWPSTEKSSAKQVPSTGSAHGYVSSGNPAMPLLRPVLEWQAYQREHNHDVLEREYLHDQRAVHKRRFAVVPYTCPHRIGNFWHNAVHTITWAIVHNRTILLQPYKLQGQDNNCKGRVLIPSWIPLYETWRMKLELSDPEPWPLPASSDRHRNGSTSSQAVPTLRDHNLILVARFPQIPDINSKDSDITRCQWVEDLTHPKFRDYLKYHYKRYNRDPKLTSFLPSRVVELYHEGAEFLDGMLLQTVFPLAPSAVVADSEEDGTAFSVALHSRHISPGDDGSFVPNEITCLEQLLLNRTNATSCRVTLLSDRDLSIKIMTDWIYSHTNCVVVTVSHNEKKRDADVDPVLYALTAEHGPHAGLGFLDEIALATSSVLDAVVGDPRRSSFEVLHKLANYQRATVLGRRGSASTNVALAPLQFCELPSKHPKGYDYGPNTPMFRHPKNVEPLPPQQMLDLYMARHGQGIMEREWEDQGEGFSMRQFLVVPFDCNHLGHLGVATTTTNQSSSGMDDWLNGMAWAIVTNRTVLWSCTSGLSNSHTLIPGDHDKDHSWWTRRIVVSHTDQDGENKELPAFWKPHSWIAQWETWANRVYAKEVEALEAFSLTSSLPRVVHYSSALPPPPSSHTTPKETPSGRNLSMIDQNIVRALWQSRWDILYEQNLDYLYGMLQKHTLQWAMKHPPPALSELSLNTEEAAGFTVGLILSWLPSSTSIASRRKRIDSELAGCLDHILPLPTSNTAMNLTPSAAFSPPCTILVLGEPFDTTVEDWLRSFRPNCRLRWSRNRETRTQSASFPRGGFARVDINFVSQARDAWIAFEGDNLLVAGIIRQRITYERTQETWELGRVPMLLSPLRRCISSAG from the coding sequence ATGATCTCGGCACGCTGGAGGCGACAGATGATTGCTCCGGTTGTCTTGACCTTGTCGAGCGTTTTCtgcctcttcttcattttgAACACAGGCTCTTTGGACGATGGTGATACCGGCCGTGTACGTGGGAGGCATGCCGGAGGGCAAGGCGCCGTTTACACCGGCATGAGGTTGCACAACCGTACCAACAATGTTGGAGTCCACGGTAGCCTTGTGTATGCAACGCCGCCTACTTCTACACACGCCagcatacaccaaggcgacacGGGGAGCGTGGGTCCAATTTGGCCGTCCACCGAGAAGTCGTCGGCCAAACAGGTACCCTCCACCGGTTCAGCTCACGGCTATGTTTCCAGCGGCAATCCGGCAATGCCCTTGTTGCGACCGGTACTGGAATGGCAGGCTTATCAGCGAGAGCACAATCACGATGTACTCGAACGCGAATATCTACACGACCAGCGTGCTGTACACAAACGTCGGTTCGCGGTTGTCCCCTACACTTGCCCACATCGGATCGGAAACTTTTGGCACAATGCCGTACACACCATTACTTGGGCCATTGTTCACAATCGAACCATTCTACTACAACCGTACAAGCTACAAGGTCAGGATAATAATTGTAAAGGTCGTGTGCTTATCCCGTCGTGGATCCCGCTCTATGAAACGTGGCGGATGAAATTAGAGTTGTCCGATCCGGAGCCTTGGCCTCTGCCAGCCAGTAGCGACCGTCACCGTAATGGAAGTACTTCAAGCCAAGCAGTGCCTACTCTCCGAGACCACAATTTAATTTTGGTGGCGCGTTTTCCCCAAATTCCGGATATCAATTCCAAAGATTCTGACATTACGAGATGCCAATGGGTGGAAGATCTTACCCATCCCAAGTTTCGCGATTACTTGAAGTATCATTACAAACGGTATAATCGCGATCCCAAGTTGACATCCTTTTTACCTTCTCGTGTGGTTGAGCTCTACCATGAGGGTGCTGAATTTTTGGATGGCATGCTGCTCCAGACCGTGTTCCCGTTAGCGCCTTCAGCCGTAGTAGCGGACAGCGAGGAAGATGGAACCGCATTTTCGGTCGCATTACATTCGCGACACATTTCCCCCGGCGACGATGGGTCGTTTGTGCCTAATGAAATCACTTGTCTTGAACAATTACTCCTAAATCGAACAAATGCAACAAGCTGTCGGGTGACACTTCTGTCGGATCGCGATTTGTCGATCAAAATCATGACCGACTGGATTTACAGTCACACAAATTGCGTGGTGGTGACGGTGTCTcacaacgaaaaaaaaagagaCGCTGATGTTGACCCAGTCCTTTACGCGTTGACCGCAGAGCACGGTCCTCATGCTGGACTTGGctttttggacgaaatcgCCCTGGCGACGTCGTCTGTTTTGGACGCAGTGGTGGGGGACCCACGTCGTTCCAGCTTTGAAGTCTTACACAAGTTGGCTAATTATCAACGCGCGACGGTTTTGGGGCGGCGAGGATCTGCGAGTACCAATGTTGCTTTAGCTCCTCTGCAGTTTTGCGAATTGCCCTCGAAGCATCCCAAGGGCTACGACTACGGTCCCAATACACCAATGTTTCGACATCCCAAGAATGTCGAGCCACTACCCCCACAGCAAATGCTAGACCTCTACATGGCTAGACACGGACAGGGCATCATGGAGCGCGAGTGGGAGGATCAGGGAGAGGGATTTTCCATGCGTCAGTTCTTGGTGGTACCCTTCGATTGCAACCATTTAGGCCATTTAGGCGTCGCTACGACTACAACAAACCAGAGTAGTAGCGGCATGGACGACTGGCTGAATGGCATGGCGTGGGCAATAGTAACAAACCGGACCGTGCTATGGTCGTGTACGTCAGGGCTAAGCAACAGTCACACTTTAATACCAGGGGATCACGACAAAGACCACTCCTGGTGGACTCGAAGGATTGTTGTATCACATACCGACCAAGATGGAGAAAACAAGGAGTTACCAGCATTTTGGAAGCCACACTCATGGATAGCACAATGGGAAACGTGGGCGAATCGAGTGTATGCGAAGGAGGTGGAAGCTTTAGAAGCTTTTTCGCTCACAAGCAGTCTCCCACGCGTTGTTCACTATTCGTCTGCTTTGCCTCCACCGCCATCATCTCACACAACCCCCAAGGAGACTCCCAGTGGACGGAACTTGTCAATGATTGATCAAAATATAGTCCGAGCTCTCTGGCAATCCCGGTGGGATATCCTGTACGAGCAAAATTTGGACTATCTGTACGGCATGCTGCAGAAGCATACGTTGCAGTGGGCCATGAAGCATCCACCGCCGGCTCTCTCGGAGCTTTCTTTGAATACGGAAGAAGCAGCGGGATTCACAGTGGGTCTGATTTTGAGCTGGCTTCCTAGTTCCACGAGCATAGCTTCTCGAAGAAAACGTATTGATAGTGAACTTGCCGGCTGTCTCGACCATATTCTACCCCTGCCAACATCAAATACAGCCATGAACTTGACTCCATCAGCTGCGTTTTCACCCCCTTGTacaattttggttttgggAGAACCATTCGATACCACCGTGGAGGATTGGTTGCGTTCTTTTCGACCAAATTGTCGACTTCGTTGGAGTCGCAACAGGGAAACCCGTACACAATCGGCATCATTTCCTAGAGGCGGTTTCGCGCGTGTGGATATCAACTTTGTTTCGCAGGCACGGGACGCTTGGATTGCATTCGAGGGCGACAATTTACTCGTAGCCGGCATCATCCGTCAACGAATTACCTACGAGCGAACGCAGGAAACTTGGGAGCTCGGTCGCGTACCGATGCTGTTGTCGCCGCTACGACGCTGCATTTCGTCGGCTGGCTAG
- a CDS encoding predicted protein codes for MRTDAVSETESAADLRQRGNHEFQQHNYEHAVVLYTEALRVAATSPDTLDTPELVLNHLNRAAAYGQQQNYPAALEDAKQAWDLSQHTSVKAAYRLAKTYRQLHQYADAKAIIQAGLKALQQQSPVPEASGGDEDPNDVTFQQQHQALQDLWTQVLQAALEQSSDSKEPKDTTPETSIEDVTRGVSIREFRVHQELGYGNFSQIQVVTHRITNERFALKRIEKKRCEELAKRQHPNVYNEVNMERRVLLQRLPRHPNVVKMFHAFQDYTTLYYLMELHDAWSDLWSELRDLPGNEGWSSPSPKSRMVGAHRSCAQIWMYQLLAAVEHCHKHGVVHRDLKPENILLNGRGHVILIDFGTAKDLLETDLNGPEFVGTPDFMSPEAVKGTSSMAETEAARQDHGDVVGAGPAADLWALGCLLYILHTGMTVFWTTSPYLAFLRIARGLVTRPVGIVDNDAWDLIQAWLRLDPQSRLGADVYTVQTPDGMDKPTMRSLPGGYDCIREHAYFAEYHHADDTVKAQTPIPTLRDLCVRSVAELAHRDAHHLDISDRHPPGDGSSHDMLRLSSRDRDMVLHVLDRQQRLRDPRVYARFFADPLMAPLNRIRPATRDVTGWTQMNDDQGKAPHALQNPDPHATPVPIDPIRLVYISNPLFGSQIRDGAMDDDERKLFLKQLKRCVATINRQRPKLVIVTGTIDAKCRKVLARIRDSIPILLNDGTAFCSFWILGVQCLALC; via the coding sequence ATGCGTACCGACGCTGTTTCCGAGACAGAGTCTGCTGCGGATCTGAGACAGCGCGGCAATCACGAGTTTCAACAACACAATTACGAGCACGCCGTCGTGCTCTACACGGAGGCCTTGCGGGTCGCCGCGACGTCTCCGGACACTCTGGACACGCCCGAACTCGTACTCAATCATTTGAATCGTGCCGCCGCGTACGGACAACAGCAGAACTACCCGGCAGCACTGGAAGATGCCAAACAAGCGTGGGACTTGTCCCAGCACACTTCCGTTAAGGCTGCCTACCGATTGGCCAAGACGTACCGACAATTGCACCAATACGCCGACGCCAAAGCAATCATCCAAGCCGGACTGAAAGCCTTGCAACAACAAAGTCCGGTGCCCGAAGCATCGGGTGGTGACGAAGATCCCAATGACGTTACCTTTCAGCAACAGCACCAGGCGCTCCAGGATCTGTGGACCCAAGTACTGCAGGCTGCCCTAGAGCAAAGCAGCGATTCCAAAGAGCCCAAAGATACTACCCCGGAAACGTCCATTGAAGACGTCACCCGCGGAGTTTCCATTCGCGAGTTCCGCGTGCACCAAGAACTTGGCTACGGCAACTTTTCGCAAATTCAGGTGGTCACGCATCGGATAACGAACGAACGCTTCGCTCTCAAACGCATCGAAAAAAAGCGCTGCGAGGAACTCGCCAAACGACAACATCCCAACGTCTACAACGAAGTTAATATGGAGCGTCGCGTACTGCTCCAGCGCCTCCCCCGGCATCCCAACGTGGTCAAAATGTTTCATGCCTTTCAAGACTACACCACGTTGTACTATCTGATGGAATTGCACGATGCCTGGTCGGACTTGTGGAGTGAGTTACGTGATCTTCCCGGCAACGAAGGATGGTCCTCACCGTCTCCAAAATCCCGCATGGTTGGCGCACACCGTTCCTGTGCACAAATCTGGATGTACCAGCTCCTTGCGGCCGTCGAACACTGTCATAAGCATGGCGTTGTCCACCGTGATCTCAAACCCGAAAACATTCTCTTGAACGGGCGCGGACACGTCATTCTGATTGATTTTGGAACGGCCAAGGATTTGCTCGAGACCGACTTGAACGGTCCCGAGTTCGTCGGGACTCCAGATTTCATGAGTCCCGAAGCCGTCAAAGGCACGTCCAGTATGGCAGAAACGGAGGCCGCACGCCAGGATCATGGTGACGTTGTTGGTGCCGGTCCAGCCGCTGACTTGTGGGCGTTGGGCTGTTTGCTGTATATTTTGCATACGGGCATGACCGTCTTCTGGACAACTTCGCCGTATTTGGCCTTTCTACGGATTGCGCGGGGACTCGTCACACGGCCGGTCGGTATCGTCGACAACGACGCCTGGGATCTTATCCAAGCATGGCTGCGATTAGATCCACAATCGCGGTTGGGAGCTGATGTCTACACCGTCCAAACACCCGACGGGATGGACAAGCCTACCATGCGATCGTTACCGGGCGGGTATGACTGTATACGCGAGCATGCATATTTTGCCGAGTACCACCACGCGGATGACACAGTGAAGGCGCAAACCCCGATACCAACCCTGCGTGATTTGTGTGTACGGTCCGTGGCTGAGTTGGCGCACCGAGATGCCCACCATTTAGACATTAGTGACCGACACCCTCCCGGCGACGGATCTTCTCACGACATGCTGCGCTTGAGTTCACGAGATCGTGACATGGTGCTGCACGTTTTGGATCGACAGCAGCGGCTACGGGATCCCCGCGTATACGCGAGGTTCTTTGCGGATCCTTTGATGGCTCCGCTAAATCGGATTCGACCGGCAACCCGGGACGTGACGGGCTGGACGCAAATGAACGACGACCAGGGTAAAGCTCCGCACGCGTTGCAGAACCCCGACCCGCACGCCACACCCGTCCCTATCGACCCGATTCGCCTTGTTTACATCTCCAATCCTCTCTTTGGATCCCAGATCCGGGACGGCGCGATGGATGACGATGAGCGTAAACTGTTCTTGAAGCAATTGAAACGATGCGTGGCCACCATCAACCGACAGCGGCCTAAACTTGTAATTGTAACCGGAACGATCGATGCCAAATGCCGCAAAGTCTTGGCTCGGATTCGTGATTCCATCCCTATCCTGCTCAACGATGGCACCGccttttgttccttttggaTACTTGGTGTTCAGTGCCTTGCACTATGC